The Pseudomonas sp. Marseille-Q3773 DNA window TTCGATTTTGCATGAAGTGCCCCGGAAAGTAGGGTTCCGAACAACCTGCGGCGGCGGGATGCCGCCGCAGGGTGCAGCCATCAGCGCACCGGTGGCGCGTACTGGATGCCGCCGTTGTTCCACAGGGCGTTCATGCCACGGTCGATCTTCAGAGCGGTGCCCTGGCCCAGGTTCTTCTCGAACACTTCGCCGTAGTTGCCGACTTGCTTGACGATCTGCACTACCCAGTCCTTGGGCAGCTTGAGGTCCTTGCCATACTCGCCGTCCGCACCCAGCAGGCGGGCGACGTCCGGGTTCTTGGTGCCTTTGGCTTCGGCCTCGACATTCTTCGAGGTGATGCCGGCCTCTTCGGCGTTGAGCATGGCGAACAGGGTCCACTTGACGATGCTGAACCATTCTTCGTCGCCTTTGCGCACCACCGGGCCCAGGGGCTCCTTGGAAATGGTTTCCGGCAGTACCACGTAGTCGGCCGGCGCGGCCAGCTTGGAGCGCTGGGCGAACAACTGCGACTTGTCCGAGGTCAGCACGTCGCAACGGCCGGACTCCAGCGACTTGGCGCTTTCATCGGAGGTGTCGAAGGTAATCGGGGTGTACTTCAGGCCATTGGCGCGGAAGTAGTCCGACACGTTCAGCTCGGTGGTGGTACCGGCCTGGATGCAGATGGTCGCGCCGTCGAGTTCCTTGGCGCTGGATACACCCAGCTTCTTGTTGGCCAGGAAGCCGACGCCGTCGTAGTAGGTAACACCGGCGAACACCAGGCCCATGCCGGCATCGCGCGAGCTGGTCCAGGTGGTATTGCGCGACAGCACGTCGACTTCGCCCGACTGCAGCGCGGTGAAGCGCTCCTTGGCGTTGAGCTGGCTGAACTTGACCTTGGTCGCGTCGCCGAACACGGCGGCAGCGACGGCACGGCACACATCGGCGTCGATACCGACGATCTTGCCCTGCGCATCAGGCACCGAGAAGCCTGGAAGACCGTCGCTCACGCCACACTGGACGAAGCCCTTCTTCTTTACCGCATCGAGGGTGGCGCCGGCCTGGGCATTGCTCACGGCGCCCAGTGCAGCGGCAGCGGTCAGGACTGCCAGGGTGGTTTTCAACATCTTCATTCACAACCTCCAAATCGCTCTTGTTGTATCGAGCCGGAATTGCACCGCACCCTTTTGAGGCGTATCCGACCCGTATTGGCTTGTTATTGGGTCAATTGGCGCAATGGGCTGTTCTATGACAGCCTTCGCGTGCAAAGGGTGTTACCGTCACGGCCTGCCCTTTGCATCGGAGGTTGAATTGCAAAGCGCGTACCAGATTGTCTGGCTGTAGCGTTTAAGCGCTCGTCAAGTAGGGAAAGTTGTATCGTTGCGACATTCTTTTTCAGACAATCATTTGCAGCGCCTTCTTTTCACGCACGCCACAACGAGACCCGCACACTTTCGGAGCAGTCATGACCAACCCGCTGATTCTCGAACCGCAGAAAACCGCAGACGCTTGTGTGATCTGGTTGCACGGTCTGGGTGCCGACCGTTACGACTTCCTACCAGTCGCCGAATTCATGCAGGAGCGCCTGCTCAGTACCCGCTTCATCATGCCCCAGGCCCCCACCCGCCCGGTGACCATCAACGGCGGCTATGCCATGCCCAGCTGGTACGACATCAAGGCCATGACCCCGGCCCGCGCCATCGACGAAGCGCAACTGGAGGAATCGGCCGAACAGGTGATTGCCCTGATCAAGGCCGAGCAGGCCAAGGGCGTCAGCCTGTCGCGAATTTTCCTGGCCGGTTTTTCCCAGGGCGGCGCAGTGGTGCTGCACACCGCCTATATAAAGTGGCAGGAAGCCCTGGGGGGTGTGATCGCCCTGTCGACCTACGCGCCTACCTTCAATGACCAGCATCAGCTGAGCGCCTGCCAGCAACGCACCCCGGCCCTGTGCCTGCATGGTGTGCACGACCCGGTGGTGATCCCGTCCATGGGCCGCACCGCTTTCGAGTACCTGGATACCTGGGGCGTTGCCGCCCGCTGGCATGAATACCCGATGGAGCACGAAGTGGTGGTGGAAGAACTGAGCGACATCCACGAGTGGCTGGCCAGGCAACTGCAATAAGCAGAAGCCATTTGTAGTTGTAAGCCCATGCCACTACGCCGCGCCTGAATCTTGCTTTACACTGCCGGCGTACATTCCTTAACCAGTTGATGAGACGATCGTGCTCAAGGCACTCAAGAAAATATTCGGCAAGGGAGACGCCGCGCCACAGGCCGTCGCTCCTGCTGCCAGCGTGGCAGCGCCTGCGCCTGCCAGCGAGGCCCGGCCGGCGGCGAAACCGACCGCCCCTCGCGCCACCCCTGCGCCCAAGGCTGAACAACCTGCTGTCGCTGCGCCAGCCGCCGACAAGCCGGCCAAGGACAAACCGCGCCGCGAGCGCAAGCCCAAGCCGCAGGCCAGCCTGTGGAAGCCGGAAGATTTCGTGGTCGAGCCGCAGGAAGGCAAGACCCGCTTCCACGACTTCAAGCTGTCCAACGAACTGATGCACGCCATCCACGACCTGGGCTTCCCGTACTGCACGCCGATCCAGGCGCAGGTGCTGGGTTATACCCTGCGTGGCCAGGACGCCATCGGCCGGGCCCAGACCGGTACCGGCAAGACTGCGGCGTTCCTGATCTCGATCATCTCCCAGTTGCAGCAGACGCCTCCGCCCAAGGAACGCTACATGGGTGAGCCGCGCGCGCTGATCATCGCCCCCACCCGCGAACTGGTGGTACAGATCGCCAAGGACGCCGTTGCCCTGACCAAGTACACCGGCCTCAACGTCATGAGCTTCGTCGGCGGCATGGACTTCGACAAGCAGCTCAAGGCCCTGGAAGCGCGCCACTGCGACATCCTGGTCGCTACACCCGGCCGCCTGCTGGACTTCAACCAGCGTGGCGAGGTGCACCTGGACATGGTCGAGGTCATGGTGCTGGACGAAGCCGACCGCATGCTCGACATGGGCTTCATCCCCCAGGTTCGCCAGATCATTCGCCAGACCCCGCCGAAAAGCGAGCGCCAGACCCTGCTGTTCTCCGCCACCTTCACCGACGACGTGATGAACCTGGCAAAACAGTGGACCACCAACCCGGCCATCGTCGAAATCGAGCCAGAGAATGTGGCCAGCGAAACGGTGGAACAGCACGTGTATGCGGTGGCCGGCAGCGACAAGTACAAGCTGCTGTACAACCTGGTGACCCAGAACAAGTGGGAACGGGTAATGGTGTTCGCCAACCGCAAGGACGAAGTGCGGCGCATCGAGGAAAAACTGGTGCGCGACGGCATCAACGCCGCCCAGTTGTCAGGCGATGTGCCACAGCACAAGCGTATCCGCACCCTGGAGAATTTCCGCGAAGGGCGCATTACCGTGCTGGTGGCTACCGACGTGGCCGGACGTGGCATTCACATCGATGGCATCAGCCACGTGATCAACTTCACCCTGCCGGAAGACCCGGACGACTACGTGCACCGCATTGGCCGCACCGGCCGTGCCGGTACCAGTGGTGTGTCGATCAGCTTTGCCGGGGAAGATGACTCGTATCAGCTGCCGGCAATCGAAGAGCTGCTGGGGCGCAAGATCAAGTGCGAGATGCCACCGGATGAGCTGCTCAAGCCGGTGCCGCGCAAGCACCATTGACCTGTGCCGGCCTCTTCGCGGGTAAACCCGCTCCCACAGAGGTACTCCACAGCTTTCAAAACCTGTGCAGTACCTCTGTGGGAGCGGGTTTACCCGCGAACCGGGGCTACGCCCCGGCCATCAAACAAGGGTCTACCAACGCCCCGCTGCATCCTGGTCACTCTGCTTCCCTTCTACCCACCTTGCCCCTTCCTGAATATTTTCCTTCGTCCAGAACGGCGCACGGGTCTCCCACAGAGGTACTCCACAGCTTTCAAGACCTGTGCAGTATCTGTGGGAGCGGGTTTACCCGCGAACCGGGGCTACGCCCCGGCCATCAAACAAGGGTCTACCAACGCCCCGCTGCATCCTGGTCACTCTGCCTCCCATCCACCCACCTTGCCCCTTCCTGGGTATTCTCCTTCTTCCAGAACGGCGCCCGGGTCTTCAGGTAGTCCATGATGAAATTGCAGGCATCGAACGCTGCCTGCCGATGGGCACTGGCCACGCCGACGAACACGATCGGCTCTCCCGGCTGCAGCGCCCCAATGCGGTGCAACACCTCGACCTTGAGCAGCGGCCAGCGCTGCTCGGCCTCAACCACGATCTTGGCAAGGGCCTTTTCGGTCATGCCCGGATAGTGCTCGAGGAACATCCCCGCCACTTCGCGGCCATCGTTGAAATCCCGCACGTAGCCGACAAAACCGACCACCGCGCCCACGCCGACATTCGCCGCGTGCATAGCATTGGTCTCGGCCCCGGGGTCGAACGCGCATTCCTGTACCCGTACAGCCATGTTCAGCCTCCGGTCACCGGCGGGAAGAATGCTACTTCATCGCCTTCTTCCAGCGGTTCATCGAGCTTGCACAGCTCTTCGTTGCGCGCACACATCAGGTTCTGCTCGGCCAGCACCTGGTACTGCCCCCCCTTGGCCACCAAGGCCTGGCGCACATCGTCCAGCACCTTGAATGCGCCCTCCACCCGTTCGGCATCCAGGCCCAGCAGTTCGCGGGAACGGGCGAAGTACATCACCTTGACCTTCATCACGCCTCCACCTTGTAGTGGCCGCTCTTGCCGCCGAGTTTTTCCAGCAGGCGCACCTGCTCGATGACCATGCCCTTGTCCACGGCCTTGCACATGTCGTAGATCGAAAGCGCAGCTACGCTGGCAGCGGTAAGCGCTTCCATCTCGACACCGGTCTGCCCGGCCAGCTTGCAACGGGCAACGATACGCACGGCATCCTGCCCCTCGGCGTTGAGTTCGACCTTTACGCTGGTCAGCATCAGCGGGTGGCACAACGGGATCAGGTCGCTGGTCTTCTTCGCCGCCTGGATCCCGGCAATGCGCGCTACCGCGAACACATCGCCCTTGGGGTGTTCGCCGTCGACGATCATCTGCAAGGTCTGCGGCAACATGCGCACCCGTGCTTCGGCGGTGGCCTCGCGCTCGGTCACGGCCTTTTCAGTGACGTCGACCATATTGGCCCGCCCCTGGGAATCAAGATGTGTCAGCACTGCTCTGCTCCTGTAAAGGGAACTGGCAGTGTAAACCTGTGGGTCAGGTTTGAGCAGGGGGATGTATCCGCCAGGAATGCGCGGACCAGGTTGTGGGAGCGGCCTTGTGTCGCGAAAGGGCCGCAAAGCGGCCCCACGATGTCAGCAGTGGTGCTCGGATTGCCGGGGCTGCTTCGCAGCCCTTTCGCGACACAAGGCCGCTCCCACACGGCCCTGCGGTGAGGGTTACAGATGCGATTCGGCGTACTCGGCCAGCACCGAGCGGGGCACGCCCTGCAGGGTGATGTGCACGCCATGGGGGAAGTCCTTGAAGCGCTCGGTCAGGTAGGTCAGGCCCGAGCTGGTCGCGGACAGGTAGGGGGTGTCGATCTGCGCCAGGTTGCCCAGGCAGACCACCTTGGACCCGGAGCCGGCACGGGTGATGATGGTTTTCATCTGGTGCGGCGTCAGGTTCTGGCACTCGTCGATCAGGATCAGGCTTTGCTGGAAGCTGCGACCACGGATGTAGTTCAGCGACTTGAACTGCAACGGCACACGCTCAAGGATGTACTCGACGCTGCCATGGGTGCTTTCGTCATCCATGTGCAAGGCTTCGAGGTTATCGGTGATGGCGCCCAGCCAGGGCTCCATCTTCTCCGCCTCGGTGCCCGGCAGGAAGCCGATCTCCTGGTCCAGCCCCTGCACGCTGCGGGTGGCGATGATGCGCCGGTAGCGCTTGCTGACCATGGTCTGCTCGATGGCCGCGGCCAGGGCCAGGATGGTCTTGCCGGAACCGGCGGCGCCGGTCAGGTTGACCAGGTGGATATCCGGGTCGAGCAGGGCGAACAGCGCCAGGCTCTGGTGGATATCGCGCGGTTTCAGGCCCCAGGCTTCCTGGTGCAGCAGCGGCTCCTGGTGCAGGTCGAGCAACAGCAGCTCGTCGTTGCGGATGCCCTTGA harbors:
- the moaC gene encoding cyclic pyranopterin monophosphate synthase MoaC, whose amino-acid sequence is MLTHLDSQGRANMVDVTEKAVTEREATAEARVRMLPQTLQMIVDGEHPKGDVFAVARIAGIQAAKKTSDLIPLCHPLMLTSVKVELNAEGQDAVRIVARCKLAGQTGVEMEALTAASVAALSIYDMCKAVDKGMVIEQVRLLEKLGGKSGHYKVEA
- the moaE gene encoding molybdopterin synthase catalytic subunit MoaE, giving the protein MAVRVQECAFDPGAETNAMHAANVGVGAVVGFVGYVRDFNDGREVAGMFLEHYPGMTEKALAKIVVEAEQRWPLLKVEVLHRIGALQPGEPIVFVGVASAHRQAAFDACNFIMDYLKTRAPFWKKENTQEGARWVDGRQSDQDAAGRW
- a CDS encoding PhoH family protein — encoded protein: MDDQGRNPSSSKPILYVLDTNVLIHDPNALLNFEEHHVAIPMTVLEELDKLKAGKQSIAAECRQAIRLIDQTLGDASPSDVEQGVPIQRGKSGPKGFLSILMTPRNEPNKLLPENLNDNIIINQLLEVRARRTDLDVVLVTKDINMRLKARACGIAAEDYSTDQLVDDVSLLSKGYHSVSGSFWDRVSKVDTRQERGRTWHRVQLTDNLPAVHVNEFIIDEQGFVGWIKGIRNDELLLLDLHQEPLLHQEAWGLKPRDIHQSLALFALLDPDIHLVNLTGAAGSGKTILALAAAIEQTMVSKRYRRIIATRSVQGLDQEIGFLPGTEAEKMEPWLGAITDNLEALHMDDESTHGSVEYILERVPLQFKSLNYIRGRSFQQSLILIDECQNLTPHQMKTIITRAGSGSKVVCLGNLAQIDTPYLSATSSGLTYLTERFKDFPHGVHITLQGVPRSVLAEYAESHL
- the rhlB gene encoding ATP-dependent RNA helicase RhlB, with translation MLKALKKIFGKGDAAPQAVAPAASVAAPAPASEARPAAKPTAPRATPAPKAEQPAVAAPAADKPAKDKPRRERKPKPQASLWKPEDFVVEPQEGKTRFHDFKLSNELMHAIHDLGFPYCTPIQAQVLGYTLRGQDAIGRAQTGTGKTAAFLISIISQLQQTPPPKERYMGEPRALIIAPTRELVVQIAKDAVALTKYTGLNVMSFVGGMDFDKQLKALEARHCDILVATPGRLLDFNQRGEVHLDMVEVMVLDEADRMLDMGFIPQVRQIIRQTPPKSERQTLLFSATFTDDVMNLAKQWTTNPAIVEIEPENVASETVEQHVYAVAGSDKYKLLYNLVTQNKWERVMVFANRKDEVRRIEEKLVRDGINAAQLSGDVPQHKRIRTLENFREGRITVLVATDVAGRGIHIDGISHVINFTLPEDPDDYVHRIGRTGRAGTSGVSISFAGEDDSYQLPAIEELLGRKIKCEMPPDELLKPVPRKHH
- a CDS encoding amino acid ABC transporter substrate-binding protein codes for the protein MKMLKTTLAVLTAAAALGAVSNAQAGATLDAVKKKGFVQCGVSDGLPGFSVPDAQGKIVGIDADVCRAVAAAVFGDATKVKFSQLNAKERFTALQSGEVDVLSRNTTWTSSRDAGMGLVFAGVTYYDGVGFLANKKLGVSSAKELDGATICIQAGTTTELNVSDYFRANGLKYTPITFDTSDESAKSLESGRCDVLTSDKSQLFAQRSKLAAPADYVVLPETISKEPLGPVVRKGDEEWFSIVKWTLFAMLNAEEAGITSKNVEAEAKGTKNPDVARLLGADGEYGKDLKLPKDWVVQIVKQVGNYGEVFEKNLGQGTALKIDRGMNALWNNGGIQYAPPVR
- the moaD gene encoding molybdopterin converting factor subunit 1 is translated as MKVKVMYFARSRELLGLDAERVEGAFKVLDDVRQALVAKGGQYQVLAEQNLMCARNEELCKLDEPLEEGDEVAFFPPVTGG
- a CDS encoding alpha/beta fold hydrolase gives rise to the protein MTNPLILEPQKTADACVIWLHGLGADRYDFLPVAEFMQERLLSTRFIMPQAPTRPVTINGGYAMPSWYDIKAMTPARAIDEAQLEESAEQVIALIKAEQAKGVSLSRIFLAGFSQGGAVVLHTAYIKWQEALGGVIALSTYAPTFNDQHQLSACQQRTPALCLHGVHDPVVIPSMGRTAFEYLDTWGVAARWHEYPMEHEVVVEELSDIHEWLARQLQ